Part of the Coffea eugenioides isolate CCC68of unplaced genomic scaffold, Ceug_1.0 ScVebR1_2288;HRSCAF=3288, whole genome shotgun sequence genome, atggaaccgagtcatatgggtttgggcccaaccttacccatatgtgttttgggactaacttgggcgggatcactttgggatgggtttagattgatcccgcccaatacccaaatctattttctacatattttttttcctttaattcatttttattttttatataattttaatatttttgatttattaattttttttagttttattaaataaacatgcaagtgctttatactcaggattcccataaaaaattggattaacaaataaaggaaaaaatagatatacagtcatattccaacatatattaagatggccaaggtacttaaggtgttgaatatttatcctcatcattgtccaaagatgacaggtctaaattgactgaaatgttgaaaattcttgtggataatgactaggaaaactactagattatattctctagtatgactataaaaattgttaaagataattttttaatctaagactccgtttggattggctatttttcaaaaaataagtttttcaaatacaatgttacagtaatatacaataactcaaaaaacatcccatccatattagtatatcaaatatttcaaaaaaattttatagtaaaaatttttcatatacactgttataataaaatatttcaaaaataccccccaaaaatagctaaaccaaacagagcccttgttatttgagcccaatgggtacccaagtatttcccaagtattcccatcaattaatgggtacaattgggatttaacccattttaaacccaatatcaaaatccaatacccatcccgcccaaagtccccatgggcatgggtaacccattgggacttgggacaaattgccacctctagtgACAACTAGATAAAGGGCAAATTTGCCCACTATGCAGctgcaaaaaaataaataaaaaaaatatggaaATTCCATTCATATGCAAAGTAATCTATCACTGGACACACAATTATccacagaaaaggaaaaaaccaGCATGTACGTCTATTAGTCTACTGAATATTGTGTCTCAAAACCTACATAGCAACTAAACTAAATCTAAAAAGCTATCAGTGGCAAAGCCACAAAACTTAAACTCCTGAATAGCAAAATTGCACCTTATTTTGCTAGACTTTGATTGTAGATGCCTGAATCGAGACTGGCCACAGGGGAAGCGCGAAGCGGTAGACCAAATACCAGTGGATATCCTTTTTTAAGGTAACATTATCTGTTTGCAAAGTAACATTATTATCCAGCTCTCGCAATTGTTGACTTAGGAAATCATAGGAGAGAATACTTCTACCATACCCGAGATACACAGTATCAGAATCAAATGGGTGGAAAGTAATTGGCACCAAATATGGCGAATCAGGAAATGAAATATCACATGCAAGTTCACTTAGGCTGATACGGTGCTCCAATAACCAATGCCCTTCGTCATAGTCACTGAGTGTCCACATACTTATCCTCAATCCATCATTATAAGCATTAGATGCTGCAAAAAATCTCAAATGGCCACGATGAACATCAAACAGTATAGTTTTTTCATCAACCCGTTTGCTCCATTCTCTGTCTATATCCCCCGGAAGTTCTATAATCCGACAAGAATGAGGACCTTTATATGGATCGTAAGCTAAAATCCCAAGCTCCctatccataaaatgcaatattTCTTTTAAAACAACAGGCATCTTCCTGAGAGGCAAAAGTTGAAGTACTTGCTGAAGAGGAATATCAATATCCCTCCATTCACCAGTTTCAGAAGAGAAATATATCAAGCTTGAGGATGCTGGTTTTTCCCCTACCATCTTCAAGTCGTATTACTTTGTAACTAGTGACAACACTATCTTTCACCTGGCTGATGAACCCTACACAGCAATAGGGAAAGGGACGCTTTGATGGCGGAATTTCAACATACTGCTTAGTGATGGGATTTAGAATATAATAGCGACCTAAATGCCACCCGCAATTTGAGCCACATAACAATAGCCCATTACCGTCCATGGCAATAATGTAATCAAGTATTCCGTATGCCTCAGTTCCATGTGCCTGTGCGGAAGCAGGAAGATCAGACTTAGTAAGACAGGCTAAACCAACATCATTTGAAAACAAATTCCTGAAAAACCCGTGCTCATGATGAATTTCATCCGCATGTATACATTTATAGAGAAGAGTCCAGAGTTTTGGTTGTGCTGATGGTGATGCAATTCTTGAAACAAAAGCAAGTCCAAAGGAAGGAGCGTCAATCACGGAGCGCCATTGTTTGCAGACGCACTTGCATCTAAAGACACACTTCATTGGCAAACGGATGAGCAATTCAATCACAACCGATTCTGGAATATAAGGGAAACCTGACCTCGAAGCTAATCCAGAACCAGATTCTGGGACGACCCTTTCGCCAGATTCTCTACCGCTATCCATCTCCGCCGGAGGAACGGGACTACGATCCCAGATACCGTCTACCAACTCTTAACTAGGATTAGATGCTTTTATGGGGAAATTCAACAAACGTTGGTGGACATCCAAACAAGCTCGTCGATTTACAATTTCACTCAAATACAAGGCACGGCTGTAATTCCCACTTTTGCTGATGATGGCATCCAATCCAAAAGCTTCCTATCGGTTGCAAGTCGCGGCAGGCAAGAAATTATGCAGTTCTAGTTGTTTTTCTCATTATAAC contains:
- the LOC113756403 gene encoding putative F-box/kelch-repeat protein At4g22430, encoding MDSGRESGERVVPESGSGLASRSGFPYIPESVVIELLIRLPMKCVFRCKCVCKQWRSVIDAPSFGLAFVSRIASPSAQPKLWTLLYKCIHADEIHHEHGFFRNLFSNDVGLACLTKSDLPASAQAHGTEAYGILDYIIAMDGNGLLLCGSNCGWHLGRYYILNPITKQYVEIPPSKRPFPYCCVGFISQMVGEKPASSSLIYFSSETGEWRDIDIPLQQVLQLLPLRKMPVVLKEILHFMDRELGILAYDPYKGPHSCRIIELPGDIDREWSKRVDEKTILFDVHRGHLRFFAASNAYNDGLRISMWTLSDYDEGHWLLEHRISLSELACDISFPDSPYLVPITFHPFDSDTVYLGYGRSILSYDFLSQQLRELDNNVTLQTDNVTLKKDIHWYLVYRFALPLWPVSIQASTIKV